A window of Cyanobacteria bacterium GSL.Bin1 genomic DNA:
GTTAATTAGAAGGTTCATTTTTGAGTTTATATTAAAGGGACATCTTGCATCCTTCTCTTTGCTATTCATTGAAGTAGATAAACCCAATTTAGAGAATTGTTAACTGCATTATACAAGCGTTGATCTGCTGTCCAGAAATTAATTCCTAAATGTTGGGCAAGAGCGAGATAATGAGCATCATAACCCTCTTTTGTCACTTTCCGAATTAAAATAGAGAAAAATCAAGAGGTCTGCTCTCGAAAAAGCAGGAAGGACAATGGATGTAGCGTTACAGATTCGTAAACATTTACCTCGAGAGCCAGAGCCCACTCTAGCTGTGGTAGATGACTATTGTAGCAATTATCAAGACCTATTTAAAGATGTGAGAAACTATGAATGTTTCAAGTATTTGCATTTAGGAATAATTTCCAAAATTCCTCGCAAATCCCTTCCCGAAATTGCCAAAGGAGTAGGAATTAATTCTGCCCAATCTCTGCACCATATCGTCGCGCGTTCTTTCTACACCCAATTGCGCTAGCTACCCTCTCTCTCCCTACACCCAATCGCCCCTTCCGCCTCATCTCAAGAACAGCGATAGCAGTAACGATCTGGGTTAATCGCGCTAAGATCTTAATTAAGTCTTTAACCATTCATAATAAATATGTTCAAATCTGACTCCAAAATAAAATTTCTAGATATCAATATAAATGATTATCCAGTTAACTGATACGTTTCGTATTTTTTTAAGCAACCATGCTATTTTACAAATTGAAAAACGTAAGATTCAGATAAGTTGGATCAAAGAAGCCTTTATTAATCCGATAAAAATTGAATCAGATCCGAAAGATTCTCAGCTCAAATGGACTTTTGGGAAAGTTAGGTGTCAAGATGGATCAATTAGGGTATTAAAGGTGATTTATAAAGATGGCGTTCCCCCTTTCAAGGTAATAACACTTCATTTTGATCGAAAGGCTAAAAGGAAATTATTATGAAAATTAGACATGATCCTGTAGAACAAACAGCATATATTGAACTGTTATCTTCAGATATTATTGAATCGGAAGAAGTGACTTCA
This region includes:
- a CDS encoding DUF4258 domain-containing protein, producing MIIQLTDTFRIFLSNHAILQIEKRKIQISWIKEAFINPIKIESDPKDSQLKWTFGKVRCQDGSIRVLKVIYKDGVPPFKVITLHFDRKAKRKLL